The genome window CTTGGGTGGAAAATAATCCATGAAATATGCAGTTCTACTTCATGGCATTGCagcaatttaaataaaagttcATTATATTGCagcaatttaaataaaagttcATTATATTGCAGCgatttaaataaaagttaatGTTCAGTTTACTTTACAAAAGTGTCTTACTTACTTTGTTTCTTTCACTTAGGTAAAATGTGAATGCTTGAACAAATTGCGAGACTGCAGAATCATTAGATGCAACATGAGTGTGCAGTGCGCACTGATGAGGTCACCAGAGAGAGGAAAGTGTGTGGAAGTCGATCTTGAATGAGCAAATAGAGGACTGCTTACTCAAGGCGTCTTGAGTGGCTCCCAGATGTGCACCGTAACCTTATCAAACAAAGGCAAGGAAGTTACAATCTCACaacagacaaaacacatttatgatTTTCATCTTCACGTGCACAGGTAAGGGCCTGATGTCTAATCTTATCTCAGATTGTCCTGCATCGGGTGAACAACTAGTCCGCTTATTACTCGACTGGGGGCTGCCGACTCAGTGTGATTATCACACCCTGCTGCTTTGCCGAAACAGCCTGTTACTTTTCCATCAAACTCGTTTTCTCACCCTaaagttctcacacacacacacaaacacgtacacacacgtacacacacacacacgcagtaacacccagactggggtgTTAGGtcactgtttgttttcagttgtgttttctgtcatttccTGAGCTTACCAGCGAGTTACCCGAGTGCGCCGTCCCGTGTTTCTGTCTACCCGTCAATCTTTGCCCACCGTTTTGGATTAATCCGCCTGCTCTGTCCGGCTACCCGTGTACCCAACCCCCCTGCCCCAAGTAAAGCACCTTGACCTCCTCTccttgagtctgcttttgagtcaaGGTCCTCTGTGGCCCCAGCTCcctaacacacaaaacacacactcattctcACCATATTTGTTGGCGGATTTGGCACCTTCAGCACCGAGGTTGAGCTGCTGAGCGGGATACGGGTAGCCACCGTTCCCTGAGGGGAGGACAAATCCATTTAGTATTTAACGGTTCTGGTAGCCGTGGAGGTTTTAATGAGCAGGATGGGTGATTGTAGTGTAACAAAGTGAGGTTGTTGTGTCCtgataaacaaaaataacaaagagGCCTTGAGAGTTACAGAGGTAACCATAGTCCCAAATACTGTAATGGGAACGCCTTGGTGTCCAATCAACAGGTATGATACTTCATACGATGATACTGTAATACGAGTGTGTTATAGTTTCGTTTATTTGAAACTCCTTTGGAAACAacagcagggggcggggcttagcaaaGGCTGAATTCAAGTGGCTACGGCGTGCGCATCTTACCCTCCAGTCCAGTTGGGATCACTGGAGCGTTACCGTAAGGAACCTGAGCTCCTCCTGCGAGGAAGAAATCAGAAGGGCCAACTTGAGTCTTCTCCCCTTTTTCGAACCCCACCCGTGCATAGAAACCAGTAATGAACAGAAGCCTGACTAATAGTGCGACAGAAGGGGGAGGTCATCCTGTCAGCTCTGCTCACCATATTTCCCCCCAGTGGTGTCGAGTCCTGCACCGAGTGCTCCTGAAAGAACAAGCGAAGGGCCTTAAGGACAAACAACACagataaaatattcaaaaagaacATTATTGGTGAATTGTTAAAAGGTATAATTTCAATCAAATATCTTACCGTATGCTCCCTGTCCTTGTCCAGCATAGCCTCCTGTGCCGAGGGCTGGAAaaatcagaaataaaaacacaagtgagACACACTGTTCATTTATTAACTGATTCACACCTGCACATTAAATAGCGGGAAAAGCCTCTACATGAGCATTAATGCACCAGATTAAATTGGTCAGCGTCTATAAATAAGAGACGATAGCTACACCCAGTGGAAAACACCGGGCATTTTAGCTTCCTCAGCGGCCTCTTATTTTATTCTGCTGTAAAATGTTGCAGATCCAAGCATCTACGGGTTAGTGCCATCTCCGATTACGGGTTTGAGCAGGTTATGATTCCCCAAAATTGTTACCTTCACGCTTCCCTGATTTGTTCTCAGCACCGTCAGCTAACTCTGATGGGTAACCGAGGCCTGAAACACAGCGCTAATTAGCACTACGTATCTGTGGGCTAAGGACCCTTTGAGTAGACCACCTTGTTctcatattttgtatttaattaacACTCACCGGCCCCGTGACCATTGTTGTAACCATTCCCATAACCTGCTGAGAAAAGGAGCTTTAGTGTtacaactttttaaatgattatgaCAAAGAACAAAGACTGACACCAAACAGAATGAAGAGTGATCCTCTTAATCTATTCCAGGCAATCACTTGCGTTTAAAGTctacagtttcatttttttcttatatTCAAATTATGTTTTGCCTTCTGTACTTGCAGAGCGCACAATTTGATTGGTAGAATTTAAAGGCCCGTGTGTGCAGTCTGATGAGTCGCCACTTACCGTAGCCGTTGCCCGCCACGTGACCCAGGTATCCCGTCGCTCCATCGCCGTAGCCTGCGTTAGCACACATTCAAAACGTATTGCACGGGACCCACAGCCTCGCTACTTCTGCATTTGTTTACTATACATCAACATTTTACCTCGTACAAACCCTACACTTTTCTCAAATGATCGCTTTATTATGGTTCTACCATCTACTCTGCGTCCTACGTCCTGTGGCAGAATCTAACATCGAAACTCACCTTGTCCaagaccagcagcagctgagagagagagagagagttagaaaaacaaaccttaaatgaatacaaagaagaagaaaaagaacatttaccTGCGTGTTTGCCAGCTGCAGCACCCTGGTATGCTCCCTGTCCCAAACCTGTAGGCAGAATGCATTATGACAGGCAGTGTAACATCAGCATCTCCATCAGAAGAACTCTTTTGTGTGCGGTGCATCGGTGGGAAGCGTCACCTGGTCCGTAGCCCCCGGCGCCCAGGCCTGCTCCCAGATAGTTCCCCGGTCCGCCAATATAACCTGAGGAGGAACACAAGCTCAGCAAAAGGATTTGTGATTttcggaggggtggggggggggactgaaggATGCATAATCCATTGTATTAATATGGAACATGATTGCAAACGGAGGACAATTGTTGCTTTTGGTTGAGTCTGTTGtctgtttcttttaaaacccCAATAAAACCAGGACACAACATGCCACACTCATCCACTCAGACACGGAAGCTGCTGTTTTTGATGGAGTGCTGGACACGTGCAGCTGACAGCGgagcaaaaaacacacaacggatttcaaaatgtttgtcGCGGtccgatgtttttttttgcagcctcTCCACTTGACACTTTCCTGGACCGAGTCCCAAAAACCACAACACCAGATGCTAACACTTCTCTCAGCATCTCCTCATGACATCATtggatcaaaataaaaaaccgcaaattgttttgtaaaaaaaaaaaagaaccacagtGAAACATCAGTCCAGACACAAAAGGATAAACTGCACCCAATGTACATTTTTTGTACAAGCAATACACATACAGGTCAATGATCTGACCACTTACTGTGGACGGTTTAGCACTCAGCGAACAGAAAAGCCGATTTGTTTGTGGAATCATACGGACAATAAGCTCCCCTTTGTTTTATCCTGTCCGTTATAGTGGCCGCTGCCCAATGCTTTGCTTACTACTACAAATACACATAtggatttttttgaaaatggaaGTTATTATGTAGGGTTTGCTGTTCACATATAAAACATCCCGTAAGTTGAGAATGGGTTTGCAGCAGTTCATAGGAATTCAGTTGAAAGTTGTCCCAATAAATGTGCTATTCTAAAGAATAAATGACAACATTATGCATGAAGACAAAGCTGTGCTCTTACTTGTTGCCTGGTCATTCCTCCCAGTCTGTCCTGGGATTCTGGCTTTTGACTCCCTGACATCGCGCTCTGCGAGGGAAAGGTGTTTCACTTTCTGACCATCAGGAGTAAAGGTTTTGGCCTCACGCCCTTCTACTGCTGCGATGCCTAAACTTTGGGTTCCCCCTTCACCTGGGATCACCGGTCCATGGCTCTCACCTCCTTGCAGAGGGTCATGACTACGTTCTACAGCAACGGTCCCACGGATTCTAGGTCCACTTTTGTCTTTAGCCACAGGCCCGAGGTCTTCTGCTACAGCAGAGAAATAGCCGTTGGTTCCCTGAGGGAATGAATTGCCTCCGCCATCTTGAGTTAGTGAACGAGGCCACTGATAGCTTCTCTCTCCTTGTGCTTGTGGAGTCGCGTGTCCAAGAGGGCTCCCGTCCTTATCCACATGAGGTGGAAGCGCCGGACCTCGAGTCCTCTGCGTTTCTGAACCCAGATGCTCCTGGTGAGGGATTCCCAACATGTCTAACAAATCACGGGTGGATCCACAGTTCGGGGCTTGCTGATTCCGTTGGACGGTGGAATCGTAGTCTCTTGCATTTTGGAGGTGAGAGGAAGCAGGACCCGGAGTCCTGGCGTTATCTTTGACCGGAGGCTGCTGCTGTCTCACCCCCATGGCGGCCAGCGCATGGTTAACCGCGCGCCTCCTTTCTAAGACTGCAGGATCGTAGCTCTCTCCTCCGTGTGCTTGTGAAGCAGCGAGACTGAGACCTTTACTCGGTTTGTCAAGAGGTGTCAACGGTCTGAGACTCGATGACTTGCCCAGAAGATCCATGCTTTTGATCTCTCGTCCGTGTGGCAGTGCAGCAGGTCTGAAGCCAGTTTGTTCCTGCAAATAGGGATCGGTCGGTTTATCGCTTCTCCGCATGTCGGGGATTCCGGCTTGAGTTCTGTCGCCATACGAGGGACCGATTGCtctgctcttttctctcttcagatCTTGGGAAGCTCGGCCCAGATTGGCCATCTGAGGTCCACCCAAATctgctgcagacacacctgGCAGAGAAATATCATCATAGATTCACGGCGTCTTGGTTGTGCAGAGGCAACAGTGTTTCTTTGAGGTTCAACGGCACACTGCAAAataacctctgcagctcatcagatgtgtataagagcatccaACGAAACACAACACATCACCCAAAGTATAATCAGAACTCAAATGGAAGAAACTCGAAACAGACCGAAAGGAAACAAGGCAACACCCATTATGGCTTAAAACTAGTCCAGTGTCAGAGGACATAATCATCACCATAATTAGAGCTGAGACAGCATACAGCTGAAGCCCCACTTTGAAAGGACAGTCGTAGCGCTTCTCACTGAGTCACCGAGCAATGACATCCACACATGACAACAAAATGCTGCCATCCcacaaaacacaccagggcaacGGGCTCATCAGTGTGTGACAGAGACAACTGATAAATACAAGCCCAGCAGACGCTGGTGGTTTGTGAAGGCAGGAACCTGCAGTACACAGCAAATGTTTTTAAGAGAACAAAAATGTTTGCAGTTTTATTCATCAGACCTTTCTTTAAACCTTTGCATGCATTCCATAACGCAAGATAGTGGGGAGCTGAGCTGGGACCACAGTAAGCTAATCACAGTATCCTTACATGCATGTGTGAATATTTGTTTCTCCCCATTGACTCAAATAGATGAGCAGAATTGTTGTTCAGATTCTAGCAAAATACAGCGTATTTCACCTTCAACTTAATTGCACAGGTAATTAGTGTGTATTTAGTTTGCATAACCTATTTTCCAGCAGTAAGTACATCAACCATCACAGACTTTAAACTGTGGTATTACGAGCTTGGGAACTCATGCAACCTcgacaaaacacagaaataaccaCAGAGTTGAtgataaaaaaagaggaggttT of Gasterosteus aculeatus chromosome 11, fGasAcu3.hap1.1, whole genome shotgun sequence contains these proteins:
- the LOC120828498 gene encoding uncharacterized protein LOC120828498 isoform X10, coding for MLVPALLQTSLVLWLAQQTLQGGVRPQRVSWGRVQPARGVGVGVQPGVAGALGAMGNRYGTKAMKTGVGRYSGAQLGVGGYRSYGLGSRAGLRQGGYGAQGAYGAALGTAMGTGHANGLGYGQGGKRGYGAGLGTVPGYGALAGNGYHGTRPGVSAADLGGPQMANLGRASQDLKREKSRAIGPSYGDRTQAGIPDMRRSDKPTDPYLQEQTGFRPAALPHGREIKSMDLLGKSSSLRPLTPLDKPSKGLSLAASQAHGGESYDPAVLERRRAVNHALAAMGVRQQQPPVKDNARTPGPASSHLQNARDYDSTVQRNQQAPNCGSTRDLLDMLGIPHQEHLGSETQRTRGPALPPHVDKDGSPLGHATPQAQGERSYQWPRSLTQDGGGNSFPQGTNGYFSAVAEDLGPVAKDKSGPRIRGTVAVERSHDPLQGERDVRESKARIPGQTGRNDQATSYIGGPGNYLGAGLGAGGYGPGLGQGAYQGAAAGKHAAAAGLGQGYGDGATGYLGHVAGNGYGYGNGYNNGHGAGLGYPSELADGAENKSGKREALGTGGYAGQGQGAYGALGAGLDTTGGKYGGAQVPYGNAPVIPTGLEGNGGYPYPAQQLNLGAEGAKSANKYGYGAHLGATQDALREQVGQYGEVNGALGNGYKGVNKGM
- the LOC120828498 gene encoding uncharacterized protein LOC120828498 isoform X9; the encoded protein is MLVPALLQTSLVLWLAQQTLQGGVRPQRVSWGRVQPARGVGVGVQPGVAGALGAMGNRYGTKAMKTGVGRYSGAQLGVGGYRSYGLGSRAGLRQGGYGAQGAYGAALGTAMGTGHANGLGYGQGGKRGYGAGLGTVPGYGALAGNGYHGTRPGVSAADLGGPQMANLGRASQDLKREKSRAIGPSYGDRTQAGIPDMRRSDKPTDPYLQEQTGFRPAALPHGREIKSMDLLGKSSSLRPLTPLDKPSKGLSLAASQAHGGESYDPAVLERRRAVNHALAAMGVRQQQPPVKDNARTPGPASSHLQNARDYDSTVQRNQQAPNCGSTRDLLDMLGIPHQEHLGSETQRTRGPALPPHVDKDGSPLGHATPQAQGERSYQWPRSLTQDGGGNSFPQGTNGYFSAVAEDLGPVAKDKSGPRIRGTVAVERSHDPLQGERDVRESKARIPGQTGRNDQATSYIGGPGNYLGAGLGAGGYGPGLGQGAYQGAAAGKHAAAAGLGQGYGDGATGYLGHVAGNGYAGYGNGYNNGHGAGLGYPSELADGAENKSGKREALGTGGYAGQGQGAYGALGAGLDTTGGKYGGAQVPYGNAPVIPTGLEGNGGYPYPAQQLNLGAEGAKSANKYGYGAHLGATQDALREQVGQYGEVNGALGNGYKGVNKGM
- the LOC120828498 gene encoding uncharacterized protein LOC120828498 isoform X8, with product MLVPALLQTSLVLWLAQQTLQGGVRPQRVSWGRVQPARGVGVGVQPGVAGALGAMGNRYGTKAMKTGVGRYSGAQLGVGGYRSYGLGSRAGLRQGGYGAQGAYGAALGTAMGTGHANGLGYGQGGKRGYGAGLGTVPGYGALAGNGYHGTRPGVSAADLGGPQMANLGRASQDLKREKSRAIGPSYGDRTQAGIPDMRRSDKPTDPYLQEQTGFRPAALPHGREIKSMDLLGKSSSLRPLTPLDKPSKGLSLAASQAHGGESYDPAVLERRRAVNHALAAMGVRQQQPPVKDNARTPGPASSHLQNARDYDSTVQRNQQAPNCGSTRDLLDMLGIPHQEHLGSETQRTRGPALPPHVDKDGSPLGHATPQAQGERSYQWPRSLTQDGGGNSFPQGTNGYFSAVAEDLGPVAKDKSGPRIRGTVAVERSHDPLQGGESHGPVIPGEGGTQSLGIAAVEGREAKTFTPDGQKVKHLSLAERDVRESKARIPGQTGRNDQATSYIGGPGNYLGAGLGAGGYGPGLGQGAYQGAAAGKHAGYGDGATGYLGHVAGNGYGYGNGYNNGHGAALGTGGYAGQGQGAYGALGAGLDTTGGKYGGAQVPYGNAPVIPTGLEGNGGYPYPAQQLNLGAEGAKSANKYGYGAHLGATQDALREQVGQYGEVNGALGNGYKGVNKGM
- the LOC120828498 gene encoding uncharacterized protein LOC120828498 isoform X4 gives rise to the protein MLVPALLQTSLVLWLAQQTLQGGVRPQRVSWGRVQPARGVGVGVQPGVAGALGAMGNRYGTKAMKTGVGRYSGAQLGVGGYRSYGLGSRAGLRQGGYGAQGAYGAALGTAMGTGHANGLGYGQGGKRGYGAGLGTVPGYGALAGNGYHGTRPGVSAADLGGPQMANLGRASQDLKREKSRAIGPSYGDRTQAGIPDMRRSDKPTDPYLQEQTGFRPAALPHGREIKSMDLLGKSSSLRPLTPLDKPSKGLSLAASQAHGGESYDPAVLERRRAVNHALAAMGVRQQQPPVKDNARTPGPASSHLQNARDYDSTVQRNQQAPNCGSTRDLLDMLGIPHQEHLGSETQRTRGPALPPHVDKDGSPLGHATPQAQGERSYQWPRSLTQDGGGNSFPQGTNGYFSAVAEDLGPVAKDKSGPRIRGTVAVERSHDPLQGGESHGPVIPGEGGTQSLGIAAVEGREAKTFTPDGQKVKHLSLAERDVRESKARIPGQTGRNDQATSYIGGPGNYLGAGLGAGGYGPGLGQGAYQGAAAGKHAGYGDGATGYLGHVAGNGYGYGNGYNNGHGAGLGYPSELADGAENKSGKREALGTGGYAGQGQGAYGALGAGLDTTGGKYGGAQVPYGNAPVIPTGLEGNGGYPYPAQQLNLGAEGAKSANKYGYGAHLGATQDALREQVGQYGEVNGALGNGYKGVNKGM
- the LOC120828498 gene encoding uncharacterized protein LOC120828498 isoform X7, which gives rise to MLVPALLQTSLVLWLAQQTLQGGVRPQRVSWGRVQPARGVGVGVQPGVAGALGAMGNRYGTKAMKTGVGRYSGAQLGVGGYRSYGLGSRAGLRQGGYGAQGAYGAALGTAMGTGHANGLGYGQGGKRGYGAGLGTVPGYGALAGNGYHGTRPGVSAADLGGPQMANLGRASQDLKREKSRAIGPSYGDRTQAGIPDMRRSDKPTDPYLQEQTGFRPAALPHGREIKSMDLLGKSSSLRPLTPLDKPSKGLSLAASQAHGGESYDPAVLERRRAVNHALAAMGVRQQQPPVKDNARTPGPASSHLQNARDYDSTVQRNQQAPNCGSTRDLLDMLGIPHQEHLGSETQRTRGPALPPHVDKDGSPLGHATPQAQGERSYQWPRSLTQDGGGNSFPQGTNGYFSAVAEDLGPVAKDKSGPRIRGTVAVERSHDPLQGGESHGPVIPGEGGTQSLGIAAVEGREAKTFTPDGQKVKHLSLAERDVRESKARIPGQTGRNDQATSYIGGPGNYLGAGLGAGGYGPGLGQGAYQGAAAGKHAGYGDGATGYLGHVAGNGYAGYGNGYNNGHGAALGTGGYAGQGQGAYGALGAGLDTTGGKYGGAQVPYGNAPVIPTGLEGNGGYPYPAQQLNLGAEGAKSANKYGYGAHLGATQDALREQVGQYGEVNGALGNGYKGVNKGM
- the LOC120828498 gene encoding uncharacterized protein LOC120828498 isoform X5 — encoded protein: MLVPALLQTSLVLWLAQQTLQGGVRPQRVSWGRVQPARGVGVGVQPGVAGALGAMGNRYGTKAMKTGVGRYSGAQLGVGGYRSYGLGSRAGLRQGGYGAQGAYGAALGTAMGTGHANGLGYGQGGKRGYGAGLGTVPGYGALAGNGYHGTRPGVSAADLGGPQMANLGRASQDLKREKSRAIGPSYGDRTQAGIPDMRRSDKPTDPYLQEQTGFRPAALPHGREIKSMDLLGKSSSLRPLTPLDKPSKGLSLAASQAHGGESYDPAVLERRRAVNHALAAMGVRQQQPPVKDNARTPGPASSHLQNARDYDSTVQRNQQAPNCGSTRDLLDMLGIPHQEHLGSETQRTRGPALPPHVDKDGSPLGHATPQAQGERSYQWPRSLTQDGGGNSFPQGTNGYFSAVAEDLGPVAKDKSGPRIRGTVAVERSHDPLQGGESHGPVIPGEGGTQSLGIAAVEGREAKTFTPDGQKVKHLSLAERDVRESKARIPGQTGRNDQATSYIGGPGNYLGAGLGAGGYGPGLGQGAYQGAAAGKHAAAAGLGQGYGDGATGYLGHVAGNGYAGYGNGYNNGHGAALGTGGYAGQGQGAYGALGAGLDTTGGKYGGAQVPYGNAPVIPTGLEGNGGYPYPAQQLNLGAEGAKSANKYGYGAHLGATQDALREQVGQYGEVNGALGNGYKGVNKGM
- the LOC120828498 gene encoding uncharacterized protein LOC120828498 isoform X1, which encodes MLVPALLQTSLVLWLAQQTLQGGVRPQRVSWGRVQPARGVGVGVQPGVAGALGAMGNRYGTKAMKTGVGRYSGAQLGVGGYRSYGLGSRAGLRQGGYGAQGAYGAALGTAMGTGHANGLGYGQGGKRGYGAGLGTVPGYGALAGNGYHGTRPGVSAADLGGPQMANLGRASQDLKREKSRAIGPSYGDRTQAGIPDMRRSDKPTDPYLQEQTGFRPAALPHGREIKSMDLLGKSSSLRPLTPLDKPSKGLSLAASQAHGGESYDPAVLERRRAVNHALAAMGVRQQQPPVKDNARTPGPASSHLQNARDYDSTVQRNQQAPNCGSTRDLLDMLGIPHQEHLGSETQRTRGPALPPHVDKDGSPLGHATPQAQGERSYQWPRSLTQDGGGNSFPQGTNGYFSAVAEDLGPVAKDKSGPRIRGTVAVERSHDPLQGGESHGPVIPGEGGTQSLGIAAVEGREAKTFTPDGQKVKHLSLAERDVRESKARIPGQTGRNDQATSYIGGPGNYLGAGLGAGGYGPGLGQGAYQGAAAGKHAAAAGLGQGYGDGATGYLGHVAGNGYAGYGNGYNNGHGAGLGYPSELADGAENKSGKREALGTGGYAGQGQGAYGALGAGLDTTGGKYGGAQVPYGNAPVIPTGLEGNGGYPYPAQQLNLGAEGAKSANKYGYGAHLGATQDALREQVGQYGEVNGALGNGYKGVNKGM
- the LOC120828498 gene encoding uncharacterized protein LOC120828498 isoform X3 → MLVPALLQTSLVLWLAQQTLQGGVRPQRVSWGRVQPARGVGVGVQPGVAGALGAMGNRYGTKAMKTGVGRYSGAQLGVGGYRSYGLGSRAGLRQGGYGAQGAYGAALGTAMGTGHANGLGYGQGGKRGYGAGLGTVPGYGALAGNGYHGTRPGVSAADLGGPQMANLGRASQDLKREKSRAIGPSYGDRTQAGIPDMRRSDKPTDPYLQEQTGFRPAALPHGREIKSMDLLGKSSSLRPLTPLDKPSKGLSLAASQAHGGESYDPAVLERRRAVNHALAAMGVRQQQPPVKDNARTPGPASSHLQNARDYDSTVQRNQQAPNCGSTRDLLDMLGIPHQEHLGSETQRTRGPALPPHVDKDGSPLGHATPQAQGERSYQWPRSLTQDGGGNSFPQGTNGYFSAVAEDLGPVAKDKSGPRIRGTVAVERSHDPLQGGESHGPVIPGEGGTQSLGIAAVEGREAKTFTPDGQKVKHLSLAERDVRESKARIPGQTGRNDQATSYIGGPGNYLGAGLGAGGYGPGLGQGAYQGAAAGKHAGYGDGATGYLGHVAGNGYAGYGNGYNNGHGAGLGYPSELADGAENKSGKREALGTGGYAGQGQGAYGALGAGLDTTGGKYGGAQVPYGNAPVIPTGLEGNGGYPYPAQQLNLGAEGAKSANKYGYGAHLGATQDALREQVGQYGEVNGALGNGYKGVNKGM
- the LOC120828498 gene encoding uncharacterized protein LOC120828498 isoform X6, whose translation is MLVPALLQTSLVLWLAQQTLQGGVRPQRVSWGRVQPARGVGVGVQPGVAGALGAMGNRYGTKAMKTGVGRYSGAQLGVGGYRSYGLGSRAGLRQGGYGAQGAYGAALGTAMGTGHANGLGYGQGGKRGYGAGLGTVPGYGALAGNGYHGTRPGVSAADLGGPQMANLGRASQDLKREKSRAIGPSYGDRTQAGIPDMRRSDKPTDPYLQEQTGFRPAALPHGREIKSMDLLGKSSSLRPLTPLDKPSKGLSLAASQAHGGESYDPAVLERRRAVNHALAAMGVRQQQPPVKDNARTPGPASSHLQNARDYDSTVQRNQQAPNCGSTRDLLDMLGIPHQEHLGSETQRTRGPALPPHVDKDGSPLGHATPQAQGERSYQWPRSLTQDGGGNSFPQGTNGYFSAVAEDLGPVAKDKSGPRIRGTVAVERSHDPLQGGESHGPVIPGEGGTQSLGIAAVEGREAKTFTPDGQKVKHLSLAERDVRESKARIPGQTGRNDQATSYIGGPGNYLGAGLGAGGYGPGLGQGAYQGAAAGKHAAAAGLGQGYGDGATGYLGHVAGNGYGYGNGYNNGHGAALGTGGYAGQGQGAYGALGAGLDTTGGKYGGAQVPYGNAPVIPTGLEGNGGYPYPAQQLNLGAEGAKSANKYGYGAHLGATQDALREQVGQYGEVNGALGNGYKGVNKGM
- the LOC120828498 gene encoding uncharacterized protein LOC120828498 isoform X2 yields the protein MLVPALLQTSLVLWLAQQTLQGGVRPQRVSWGRVQPARGVGVGVQPGVAGALGAMGNRYGTKAMKTGVGRYSGAQLGVGGYRSYGLGSRAGLRQGGYGAQGAYGAALGTAMGTGHANGLGYGQGGKRGYGAGLGTVPGYGALAGNGYHGTRPGVSAADLGGPQMANLGRASQDLKREKSRAIGPSYGDRTQAGIPDMRRSDKPTDPYLQEQTGFRPAALPHGREIKSMDLLGKSSSLRPLTPLDKPSKGLSLAASQAHGGESYDPAVLERRRAVNHALAAMGVRQQQPPVKDNARTPGPASSHLQNARDYDSTVQRNQQAPNCGSTRDLLDMLGIPHQEHLGSETQRTRGPALPPHVDKDGSPLGHATPQAQGERSYQWPRSLTQDGGGNSFPQGTNGYFSAVAEDLGPVAKDKSGPRIRGTVAVERSHDPLQGGESHGPVIPGEGGTQSLGIAAVEGREAKTFTPDGQKVKHLSLAERDVRESKARIPGQTGRNDQATSYIGGPGNYLGAGLGAGGYGPGLGQGAYQGAAAGKHAAAAGLGQGYGDGATGYLGHVAGNGYGYGNGYNNGHGAGLGYPSELADGAENKSGKREALGTGGYAGQGQGAYGALGAGLDTTGGKYGGAQVPYGNAPVIPTGLEGNGGYPYPAQQLNLGAEGAKSANKYGYGAHLGATQDALREQVGQYGEVNGALGNGYKGVNKGM